A genome region from Nitrosopumilus oxyclinae includes the following:
- a CDS encoding DUF2024 family protein, which produces MEIHVYDTYVKAKDGHTMHFDVITGEKDHDKAITYGKEWLQSVGEGDAEMTTNECQFCHSQGAPEPVEQAIKEKGYFIQKMEGCP; this is translated from the coding sequence ATGGAAATTCACGTATACGACACTTATGTCAAAGCAAAAGATGGTCACACCATGCACTTTGATGTAATTACTGGTGAAAAAGACCACGATAAAGCCATCACATATGGCAAAGAGTGGTTACAATCAGTCGGTGAGGGAGATGCAGAGATGACTACAAATGAATGTCAATTCTGCCACTCACAAGGAGCACCAGAACCTGTTGAACAGGCAATTAAGGAAAAAGGCTACTTCATTCAAAAGATGGAAGGCTGTCCTTAA
- the spt4 gene encoding transcription elongation factor subunit Spt4, whose amino-acid sequence MAREMACRKCKHVTTLKVCPNCKSSDLTPDWNGVVLVVDPTNSEISKTLGITTKGKYAIKVT is encoded by the coding sequence ATGGCACGAGAAATGGCATGCCGCAAATGTAAACATGTAACAACTCTAAAAGTATGTCCAAATTGTAAATCATCAGACTTGACACCAGATTGGAATGGAGTTGTACTAGTAGTTGATCCAACAAATTCAGAAATTTCTAAAACATTAGGAATTACTACAAAAGGCAAATACGCAATTAAAGTAACATAA
- a CDS encoding tetratricopeptide repeat protein gives MTGLFSREPKDPQKKKNVQKLKELKKLVKEKKYAEALKSGTDYLHRVPNNHDVLFTVGGIYYLQNKHKTAISYFEKALEIGTYDVDVLLLKAYSHQKLGEDKRAIQCCEKIKEIDPKNKSVSNLLEELN, from the coding sequence ATGACTGGATTATTTTCTCGTGAACCCAAAGATCCCCAAAAGAAAAAAAACGTTCAAAAATTAAAGGAACTTAAAAAACTAGTAAAAGAAAAAAAATATGCTGAGGCTTTAAAATCAGGCACAGATTATTTACATAGAGTACCAAATAATCACGATGTTTTGTTTACTGTTGGTGGAATTTACTATTTACAAAATAAACACAAAACTGCAATCTCTTATTTTGAAAAGGCTCTTGAAATTGGAACTTATGATGTTGATGTTTTGTTGTTAAAGGCATATTCTCATCAAAAATTAGGAGAAGATAAACGAGCTATACAATGCTGTGAAAAAATCAAGGAAATTGATCCTAAGAATAAATCCGTATCTAATTTGTTAGAAGAATTAAACTAA
- a CDS encoding DNA double-strand break repair nuclease NurA encodes MLSILKGPKFEQILQKARDNWIEFTPTKEEVVTAGIDSSFNNTKFQGIELWATTAVSVKSDGEILVDLHKSGLGSADDISSIASKMEIEACEKTVDSVDMVLMDGSLHSQLMTRQANLGASIVRIMKKKDNVIFIAKTSNTKKQFENLGSLAGDIFYYNHVTNSPGFSKIFVEKKYGADKIISSTFVRLSDSTPIIKLEFLGDQHDENEVKSIMNKLYKTSVGGYPYALKLAHNNCKISDKELAKMVSLLGLSNEIGSREVLG; translated from the coding sequence ATGCTCTCTATACTAAAAGGGCCTAAATTTGAACAGATTTTACAAAAAGCACGTGATAATTGGATAGAATTCACACCTACAAAAGAAGAGGTAGTAACTGCAGGGATTGATTCTAGTTTCAACAATACAAAATTTCAAGGAATCGAGTTATGGGCAACCACTGCTGTTTCTGTAAAATCAGATGGTGAAATTTTAGTTGATTTGCATAAATCAGGATTAGGATCTGCAGATGACATTTCAAGTATTGCAAGTAAAATGGAAATTGAGGCATGTGAGAAAACAGTAGATAGTGTAGACATGGTATTGATGGATGGCTCTCTACATTCACAATTGATGACCAGACAAGCAAACTTGGGTGCATCAATTGTAAGAATAATGAAAAAGAAAGACAATGTTATTTTCATAGCAAAGACGTCAAATACAAAGAAACAATTTGAAAATTTAGGTTCGCTTGCAGGAGATATCTTCTATTACAATCATGTAACAAATAGTCCAGGATTTAGTAAAATTTTTGTAGAAAAAAAATATGGAGCAGATAAAATAATTTCTTCAACATTTGTAAGATTAAGTGATTCCACTCCAATAATTAAATTGGAATTCTTAGGAGATCAACATGATGAAAATGAAGTTAAATCAATTATGAATAAATTATACAAAACTAGTGTCGGAGGATATCCATACGCTCTAAAGCTTGCACATAATAACTGTAAAATATCTGATAAAGAACTTGCAAAGATGGTTAGTTTGTTAGGATTAAGTAATGAAATAGGTTCACGGGAGGTACTGGGTTGA
- a CDS encoding plastocyanin/azurin family copper-binding protein translates to MSNWDLMMPGMGLTAIGLAGLTLSYAGIAHTFIDGMHALTGLTMFVGLIFLAAGILDGGVSTSNRAKATTLVILSISLGFGMYAMVLNTSNYTVTIAGILMAIAFPAIIISYLYMKHPAVAKPIGAIVSMAAATGIIMWISFGIFSSPDTYMIPQQVGVDEPAEDLTPSGPIFAIEILEDSAQEGNPDYSPDVAVVTQGYIIEWTNADAAAHTVTSAVDYGETFDSSLMSAGEIYTLDTSNLEIGEYEYLCIVHPWMVASIVIEAAKEPTKVIIPQGAAIPEDGQIYYDPEILEISAGTTVIWDNVDNTMHTATSGTPNNGADGVFDSDILSAGDTYEFTFSDAGSYDYYCILHPWMIGTVNVE, encoded by the coding sequence ATGAGTAATTGGGACCTCATGATGCCAGGAATGGGACTAACAGCTATAGGATTAGCTGGTCTTACATTATCGTATGCAGGCATCGCACATACATTCATCGATGGAATGCACGCACTTACTGGCCTTACCATGTTTGTTGGATTAATTTTCCTAGCAGCAGGTATCTTAGATGGAGGGGTTTCAACAAGTAATAGAGCCAAAGCCACAACTTTGGTGATTTTATCAATATCATTAGGATTTGGAATGTATGCGATGGTATTGAATACATCAAACTATACAGTTACAATAGCCGGAATTTTAATGGCAATTGCATTTCCTGCAATTATAATTTCATATCTGTATATGAAACACCCAGCTGTAGCAAAACCAATTGGAGCAATTGTTTCAATGGCAGCAGCTACTGGAATTATCATGTGGATATCATTTGGAATTTTCTCATCTCCTGACACATACATGATTCCTCAACAAGTAGGTGTTGATGAACCAGCAGAAGATCTTACACCATCAGGTCCAATATTTGCAATTGAAATTCTTGAAGATTCAGCTCAAGAAGGAAATCCAGATTATTCACCAGATGTAGCAGTAGTTACACAAGGATACATAATTGAATGGACTAATGCAGATGCAGCAGCGCATACTGTAACAAGTGCAGTAGACTATGGAGAAACATTTGATTCTAGTTTAATGAGTGCAGGTGAAATATACACACTAGATACAAGCAATTTAGAGATAGGTGAATATGAATACTTGTGTATTGTACATCCTTGGATGGTGGCATCCATAGTTATTGAAGCTGCAAAAGAACCAACCAAAGTAATAATTCCTCAAGGAGCAGCAATTCCTGAAGACGGACAAATATACTATGATCCAGAAATTTTAGAAATTTCAGCTGGAACTACGGTAATTTGGGATAACGTAGATAACACAATGCATACTGCAACATCAGGTACACCAAACAACGGAGCTGATGGAGTATTTGACTCAGACATTTTATCTGCAGGTGATACGTACGAGTTTACGTTTAGTGATGCAGGGAGTTATGATTACTATTGTATTTTACACCCATGGATGATTGGAACTGTTAACGTAGAATAG
- a CDS encoding cyclophilin-like fold protein: MKYSVVIEIPNSSNILLELDDANSPNTVNDFVSKLPFTVDLNVWGDEIYTSKSPISQPEENAKSPVDLNDVAYWPTGKAICLFYGPTPIGNPGEITPASPVNIIGKIISPDKSILNDIHSESALFRKT, from the coding sequence ATGAAATATTCAGTTGTAATTGAAATTCCAAACTCTTCAAACATCCTTTTAGAATTAGATGATGCTAATTCTCCAAATACTGTTAATGACTTTGTTTCAAAGTTACCATTTACAGTAGATCTTAATGTTTGGGGCGATGAAATTTACACATCAAAATCTCCCATATCTCAACCTGAAGAAAATGCAAAGTCTCCAGTTGATCTAAATGATGTTGCATACTGGCCAACAGGCAAAGCAATCTGTTTGTTTTATGGGCCTACTCCTATTGGAAATCCTGGAGAAATAACTCCTGCATCTCCTGTTAACATCATTGGAAAAATTATTTCTCCTGATAAATCAATTCTAAATGATATTCATAGTGAGAGTGCTTTGTTTCGTAAAACATAA
- a CDS encoding GTP-dependent dephospho-CoA kinase family protein, which produces MKTPLGVLLPESQADKSHIQKYLSEDSYVITIGDRTTEKMINFDLIPSLQIIDGLEKREKREPPKLENATELTVDNPAAEITSESITVIKKAFTLQTPVRLLVDGEEDLLVLPVCIHAPENAVVLYGQPNEGLVIVQITPEIRNRVQTLLDLME; this is translated from the coding sequence ATGAAAACTCCTCTAGGGGTACTCTTACCTGAAAGTCAAGCTGATAAATCACATATTCAAAAATATCTTTCTGAGGATTCGTATGTCATTACTATAGGGGATAGAACTACAGAAAAAATGATTAATTTTGATTTGATTCCGTCATTACAAATTATTGATGGATTAGAAAAAAGAGAAAAAAGAGAACCTCCTAAACTAGAAAATGCAACTGAATTGACTGTTGATAACCCTGCAGCTGAAATTACTTCAGAAAGTATTACTGTGATCAAAAAGGCTTTCACTCTGCAAACACCTGTGAGACTTTTAGTTGATGGAGAGGAAGACTTGCTTGTTTTACCTGTATGTATTCATGCACCTGAAAATGCGGTTGTTTTGTATGGTCAGCCAAACGAAGGGCTAGTAATAGTGCAAATAACTCCAGAAATAAGAAATAGAGTACAAACACTACTTGATTTAATGGAATAA
- a CDS encoding Mrp/NBP35 family ATP-binding protein, which translates to MVGIDQVLEKLSTVIDPDLKKDIVSMGMIKDLELNDGNLKFTLELTTPACPFNVEIEDDVRKAIADISDLKNFDLKVTAKVMEGRSLDDDTGMATVKNIIGVASGKGGVGKSTVSLNLALALSQSGAKVGLLDADIYGPSIPLMLGMKDGFMEVEDNKLQPADSNGLKVVSFGFFADQSNQAAIYRGPIISGILKQFLVDTNWSELDYLIVDLPPGTGDIPLTLAQTIPITGILVVTTPQDVASDVAVKAVSMFEKLNVPIIGVVENMSHFICPNCDDKHYIFGEGGAKKISEKFNIPFLGEIPLNSGIMAGSDLGKPIMITNPDSPSSVAFRKSAKNIAAQCSIIAAKLQEEMASESTSEESAPEPSAS; encoded by the coding sequence ATGGTTGGAATCGATCAAGTTCTTGAAAAACTCAGCACTGTGATTGATCCTGATTTGAAAAAAGATATCGTATCAATGGGTATGATTAAAGATTTAGAACTTAATGATGGAAATCTAAAGTTTACTTTAGAATTAACAACTCCTGCATGTCCGTTTAATGTCGAAATCGAAGATGATGTTCGAAAGGCAATTGCAGATATTTCTGATTTGAAAAATTTTGATTTGAAAGTAACTGCCAAAGTAATGGAGGGGCGTTCCCTTGATGATGATACTGGAATGGCAACTGTCAAAAATATTATTGGTGTTGCAAGTGGAAAAGGTGGAGTAGGAAAATCAACAGTCTCTTTGAATTTAGCATTAGCATTATCTCAATCTGGAGCAAAAGTTGGTCTATTGGATGCTGACATCTATGGTCCTAGTATTCCTTTGATGCTTGGAATGAAAGATGGATTTATGGAAGTTGAAGATAACAAACTTCAACCTGCCGACTCTAATGGATTAAAAGTTGTATCCTTTGGTTTCTTTGCTGATCAATCAAACCAAGCAGCAATTTATCGTGGCCCCATTATTTCTGGAATATTAAAACAATTTTTAGTTGACACTAATTGGTCTGAATTAGATTATCTTATTGTAGATCTTCCTCCTGGTACTGGTGATATACCACTAACTCTTGCACAGACAATTCCTATCACTGGTATCCTTGTAGTTACAACTCCTCAAGATGTTGCAAGTGATGTAGCAGTCAAAGCAGTTTCAATGTTTGAAAAACTAAATGTTCCAATCATTGGAGTTGTTGAAAATATGTCTCATTTTATTTGCCCAAACTGTGATGATAAACATTACATCTTTGGTGAAGGTGGTGCAAAGAAAATCAGTGAAAAATTTAACATTCCATTCTTAGGTGAAATTCCGTTAAACTCTGGAATTATGGCTGGCTCTGATTTAGGAAAACCAATTATGATTACAAATCCTGATTCTCCAAGTTCAGTGGCTTTTAGAAAAAGTGCAAAAAATATTGCAGCACAATGCAGTATTATTGCAGCAAAATTACAAGAAGAGATGGCTTCTGAAAGTACTAGTGAAGAATCTGCACCTGAACCAAGCGCTAGTTAG
- a CDS encoding sodium-translocating pyrophosphatase, with product MEIAEILPFIAGIASFLVAGGLVAWIVKQPAGTKEMMDISNAVKEGASAFLKREMKIIVPVAIALSLIIGIFLTPSNGIAFAVGAALSAVAGIISLKITVKAAVRAANLSGSGLGQTFAMAFRGGATVGLAVPAMALLAITGLYLIFPDPITIAGVGIGASLIALFIRIGGGIFTKAADMGADLVGKVEANIPEDDPRNPATIADNVGDNVGDAAGMGSDVYESYIVTILAALLIAALIGAPNFFLYPILIGSSGMIASIIGVVIVGSKNITDVMKPLNRSFYVSAAIAIGLNYVFITQFIGDSPASYALFGSTVIGVLLVPVIQKITDYYTSYKQKPVIEIAESAKWGYASLTLMGIIKGMQSTGPFMIALVVAIILSYSIASGAAPEGSDPVLYGIFGTAMTAMAMLSLAGIVLSIDAFGPIADNAGGIVEMTGMGEENRKVTDEIDAVGNTTKAVTKGFAIASAALAALAMIQAFQFEAAHVFEGVLDLDYSLTNPAIIVGLLIGGLIPFIITGQLINGVSRAAGKMVDEVRRQFKADSGILAGTSKPDYAKCVDIATVASIKELWKPAIVAILAPIILGILLGPTAVAGLLMGAVVTGILLAYHLANTGGAWDNAKKLVEMRGEKGSEVHKVAVVGDIIGDPYKDTAGPALNTVIKLLNTIAIVFVSAFVAIIAI from the coding sequence ATGGAAATAGCTGAAATTCTGCCCTTTATCGCAGGTATTGCATCATTTTTAGTTGCAGGTGGTTTGGTGGCATGGATTGTCAAACAACCAGCAGGAACAAAAGAGATGATGGATATTTCCAACGCAGTCAAAGAAGGCGCTTCTGCATTTCTAAAAAGAGAAATGAAAATAATTGTTCCAGTTGCTATCGCACTATCTTTGATTATTGGTATCTTCTTAACTCCGTCAAACGGAATTGCATTTGCTGTAGGTGCAGCACTTTCTGCAGTTGCAGGAATTATTTCATTAAAAATTACAGTAAAAGCAGCAGTTAGAGCTGCAAATCTTAGTGGAAGTGGGCTTGGACAAACATTTGCCATGGCCTTTAGAGGTGGAGCAACAGTAGGTTTAGCAGTTCCTGCAATGGCACTTTTAGCAATTACTGGACTTTATCTTATTTTCCCTGACCCAATTACCATTGCAGGAGTTGGAATTGGAGCAAGCTTAATTGCATTATTCATTAGAATTGGTGGCGGTATTTTTACAAAAGCTGCAGATATGGGTGCTGATTTGGTAGGAAAAGTTGAAGCAAATATTCCTGAAGATGATCCTAGAAATCCTGCAACTATTGCAGATAACGTAGGAGATAATGTTGGCGATGCCGCAGGAATGGGCTCTGATGTTTATGAATCTTATATTGTTACAATTCTTGCAGCATTACTCATTGCAGCATTAATTGGCGCACCAAACTTTTTCCTTTATCCTATCTTGATTGGTTCATCTGGAATGATTGCATCCATTATTGGTGTAGTGATAGTTGGTTCTAAAAATATCACAGATGTAATGAAACCACTTAATCGTTCATTTTATGTTTCAGCTGCAATTGCAATTGGACTCAACTATGTCTTTATTACACAATTCATTGGAGATTCTCCAGCATCATATGCACTATTTGGCTCAACTGTCATTGGAGTACTTTTAGTTCCAGTGATTCAGAAAATTACAGATTACTATACTAGTTACAAACAGAAACCAGTTATTGAAATTGCAGAGTCTGCAAAATGGGGATATGCATCATTAACATTAATGGGAATTATCAAAGGAATGCAATCTACAGGACCATTTATGATTGCTTTAGTTGTTGCAATTATTCTCTCTTACAGTATCGCATCAGGTGCAGCACCTGAAGGTTCAGATCCAGTACTTTATGGAATATTTGGAACTGCAATGACTGCTATGGCTATGTTAAGTCTGGCAGGAATTGTTCTTAGTATCGATGCATTTGGTCCAATTGCAGATAATGCAGGTGGAATTGTTGAAATGACTGGAATGGGTGAAGAAAATCGTAAAGTTACTGATGAAATTGATGCTGTTGGAAATACAACTAAAGCCGTCACCAAAGGCTTTGCAATTGCTAGTGCTGCATTAGCTGCATTGGCTATGATTCAAGCATTTCAGTTTGAAGCAGCACATGTCTTTGAAGGTGTACTAGATTTAGATTATAGTTTAACAAATCCTGCAATTATAGTTGGATTACTCATTGGTGGATTAATCCCATTTATCATTACAGGTCAACTAATTAATGGTGTATCACGTGCTGCAGGAAAAATGGTTGATGAAGTTAGACGTCAATTCAAAGCAGATTCTGGAATTCTTGCAGGAACATCAAAACCTGATTATGCTAAATGTGTAGATATTGCTACAGTTGCATCAATTAAAGAACTGTGGAAACCAGCTATTGTTGCAATTCTTGCCCCAATCATCTTAGGTATCTTGTTAGGTCCAACTGCAGTAGCTGGATTACTAATGGGTGCAGTAGTCACTGGAATTTTACTAGCATACCACTTGGCAAATACTGGTGGTGCATGGGATAATGCAAAGAAACTAGTTGAAATGAGAGGAGAGAAAGGCTCTGAAGTTCACAAAGTTGCAGTAGTTGGAGATATTATTGGTGATCCTTACAAAGACACTGCAGGTCCAGCACTTAACACTGTCATTAAACTACTAAACACAATTGCAATTGTATTCGTATCTGCATTTGTTGCAATTATTGCAATCTAA
- the nadC gene encoding carboxylating nicotinate-nucleotide diphosphorylase, whose translation MLTFNPKKQLLQFLAEDIGKGDITSNLLPKKKISVKIISRENAIVAGASYAKEIFKLKGCDSKILKKDGSKIKPNQTIMIITGNAGNILTCERTALNLLTRMSGIATQTNALVKKIPKKTKLYATRKTAPGLRYFDKEAVEIGGGKKHRLSLDEMVMIKDNHIAIGDSLLSLIKKTKEKYKKFEVEVENTDDAVLAAKEGATIIMLDNFTPAQIKKTIQTLKNQKLRNNVLLEASGGITSKNISKYGQTEVDIISVGSITNSVKGIDMSLEI comes from the coding sequence ATATTGACATTTAATCCAAAAAAGCAATTATTACAATTTCTTGCTGAAGATATTGGTAAGGGAGACATCACAAGTAATTTACTACCAAAGAAAAAAATTTCTGTTAAAATAATTTCTAGAGAGAATGCAATTGTTGCAGGAGCATCATATGCAAAAGAGATTTTCAAATTAAAAGGATGTGACTCAAAAATTTTGAAAAAAGATGGTTCTAAAATAAAGCCAAATCAAACTATAATGATCATTACTGGTAATGCAGGAAACATACTAACTTGTGAGAGAACTGCATTAAACCTCTTAACAAGAATGAGTGGAATTGCAACTCAAACAAATGCACTAGTAAAAAAAATCCCAAAGAAAACAAAATTGTATGCAACAAGAAAAACAGCCCCTGGCCTAAGATATTTTGATAAAGAAGCAGTGGAAATAGGAGGAGGTAAAAAACACAGACTTTCGCTTGATGAAATGGTTATGATTAAAGACAATCACATTGCAATAGGTGATTCATTGCTATCTTTGATTAAAAAAACAAAGGAAAAATACAAAAAATTTGAAGTTGAGGTTGAAAATACAGATGATGCAGTATTAGCGGCAAAAGAAGGAGCAACCATAATTATGCTAGATAACTTTACCCCAGCCCAAATTAAAAAAACAATTCAAACTTTGAAAAATCAGAAATTAAGAAACAATGTATTACTTGAAGCATCAGGCGGTATAACCTCCAAAAATATTTCAAAGTATGGTCAAACTGAAGTCGATATAATCTCAGTAGGAAGTATCACAAATTCTGTCAAAGGGATTGACATGAGTTTAGAGATTTAG
- a CDS encoding aspartate dehydrogenase: MKRVGLLGCGAMGTQIALAIDSGKIPATLTHVYDDSKEKSALLVEKLINKPEIVENSHLLSSNPVDIVVEAASQDAVRDASLSVLQNKKDLMIMSVGALLDESIYDILSDACKDFKKTIYLPSGAIAGLDGIKSIKDELESLSITTTKHPRSLKGAKFFETSDINLDEINSSTVIFQGMAKEAVSLFPANINVAALLSLSGIGSEKTKVKIIADPNTDKNTHHIEAEGKFGKMTFTIENYPDTINPKTSRLAILSAIETLRKYCSDDIQIGT; the protein is encoded by the coding sequence ATGAAACGAGTTGGTCTATTGGGATGCGGTGCTATGGGTACTCAAATTGCACTAGCAATTGATTCTGGAAAAATTCCTGCAACTCTTACACATGTTTATGATGACTCAAAAGAGAAATCTGCACTATTAGTTGAAAAATTAATAAACAAACCTGAAATTGTTGAAAATTCTCATTTACTATCCTCAAACCCTGTTGACATTGTTGTAGAAGCTGCATCGCAAGATGCTGTTAGAGATGCATCTTTGAGTGTATTACAAAACAAGAAGGATCTGATGATAATGAGTGTTGGCGCCTTACTAGATGAATCAATTTATGATATTTTATCTGATGCTTGCAAGGATTTCAAAAAAACAATCTATCTTCCTTCAGGAGCAATTGCAGGATTGGATGGAATTAAATCAATTAAAGATGAACTTGAATCTTTATCCATAACGACAACAAAACATCCTCGCTCATTAAAGGGTGCAAAGTTTTTTGAAACCTCTGACATCAATCTAGATGAAATTAATTCTTCAACTGTAATCTTTCAAGGAATGGCAAAAGAAGCAGTATCGTTATTTCCTGCAAACATCAATGTTGCAGCACTATTGTCTTTATCTGGAATTGGCAGTGAAAAAACTAAAGTGAAAATTATTGCAGATCCTAATACTGACAAGAATACTCATCATATTGAAGCTGAAGGGAAATTTGGGAAGATGACTTTTACTATAGAAAACTATCCTGATACAATTAATCCTAAAACCAGTAGATTGGCAATTCTATCTGCAATTGAAACTTTGAGAAAGTATTGCTCAGATGACATTCAGATTGGTACGTAA
- a CDS encoding DNA-directed RNA polymerase yields MFSISTLVDVVRIPPSLFGTTLKKAAVNILKEKYESMINADLGYIIMILDAKVDEMGKMIAGDGGTFHKVEFEALTFYPKLQEIVQGEIVDITDFGAFVRIGPTDALLHLSQVMDDYLKSDVKSGMILANQSGRTLKVGSTLRARITAVSLGKAAAMGKIGITCRQPFLGADDWIVEEIKKASGGKEEPAKEEKVEAS; encoded by the coding sequence TTGTTTTCTATATCTACCCTAGTTGATGTTGTCAGGATTCCTCCAAGCTTGTTTGGAACGACACTCAAAAAGGCAGCAGTAAACATTCTCAAAGAAAAATACGAGAGTATGATTAATGCAGATTTAGGATATATCATTATGATTTTAGATGCCAAAGTAGATGAGATGGGGAAAATGATTGCCGGTGACGGTGGAACATTTCATAAAGTAGAATTTGAAGCATTAACATTTTATCCAAAATTACAAGAAATTGTTCAAGGTGAAATTGTAGACATTACAGACTTTGGAGCATTTGTAAGAATTGGTCCAACTGATGCATTACTTCACTTGTCACAAGTGATGGATGACTATCTTAAGAGTGATGTAAAATCTGGAATGATATTAGCAAACCAAAGTGGTAGAACACTCAAAGTTGGTTCTACACTTCGTGCAAGAATTACTGCAGTATCATTAGGAAAAGCTGCTGCAATGGGTAAGATTGGAATTACATGTAGACAACCATTCCTGGGTGCAGATGATTGGATTGTTGAAGAAATTAAAAAAGCCAGCGGTGGCAAAGAAGAGCCAGCAAAGGAAGAAAAAGTAGAGGCAAGTTAG
- the nadA gene encoding quinolinate synthase NadA produces the protein MLVQQSSELKEEIMRLKKEKDVVILAHNYQIPDVQDVADFTGDSLGLSRQAATVDQKTILFCGVHFMAETAAIISPEKKVLIPDLEAGCSLSDSITVDELRNWKNQHPDAIAVGYVNTTAEIKAELDYCCTSANAVNVVKSIPEDKDILFLPDMFLGSYVAKMTGRKNMHIWAGECHVHAGITPEDVTKKLESMQDAEFLIHPECGCTTPMMYDVADGSYDDKKVSILSTEGMLKHANKSKSKNFVVATETGILYKMKQQNPGKTFIPASEKAECQYMKMITLEKVYDALINEKNIVTVPKEIADKARLAIDRMLAIS, from the coding sequence ATGCTCGTACAACAATCCTCTGAACTCAAAGAAGAGATTATGAGACTCAAAAAAGAAAAAGATGTGGTAATTCTAGCACATAATTATCAAATACCTGATGTCCAGGATGTTGCTGATTTCACTGGTGATTCATTGGGATTGTCTAGACAAGCTGCAACTGTTGATCAAAAAACAATTTTGTTTTGTGGTGTACATTTTATGGCAGAAACTGCAGCTATTATTAGTCCTGAAAAAAAGGTTTTAATTCCTGATTTAGAGGCTGGGTGTTCATTATCAGATTCTATTACTGTAGATGAATTAAGAAATTGGAAAAATCAACATCCTGATGCAATTGCAGTTGGATATGTTAACACTACTGCTGAAATTAAAGCAGAATTAGATTATTGTTGTACTTCAGCTAATGCTGTAAATGTTGTAAAATCAATTCCAGAAGATAAAGATATTTTATTTTTGCCTGATATGTTTCTGGGATCTTATGTTGCTAAAATGACTGGCAGAAAAAATATGCACATTTGGGCCGGTGAATGTCATGTTCATGCAGGTATCACCCCTGAAGATGTCACTAAAAAATTAGAATCTATGCAAGATGCAGAATTTCTTATCCATCCTGAATGCGGTTGTACAACTCCTATGATGTATGATGTTGCAGATGGAAGTTATGATGACAAAAAAGTCTCGATTCTTTCTACTGAAGGAATGCTCAAACATGCAAACAAATCCAAATCAAAGAATTTTGTGGTTGCTACAGAAACTGGAATTTTATACAAAATGAAACAACAAAATCCTGGTAAGACATTCATTCCTGCATCTGAAAAAGCAGAATGTCAATATATGAAAATGATTACTCTTGAAAAGGTGTATGACGCACTGATAAATGAAAAAAATATTGTCACCGTTCCTAAAGAAATTGCAGATAAGGCCCGTTTAGCAATTGATAGAATGCTTGCAATTAGCTAA
- a CDS encoding Mov34/MPN/PAD-1 family protein — translation MQKIKLSQQDKKILEEFSENQKPNESCALLFGKEGTVLDLFLTENIEKSSVNFTISNNQLIEGYSIAEGKKMDVIGIFHSHPQSDAYPSNTDKKFMQSNPVVWVIYSGINKNFRAFILESDIIEIPIIE, via the coding sequence TTGCAGAAAATCAAATTATCACAACAAGATAAAAAAATCCTAGAAGAATTTTCAGAAAATCAAAAACCAAATGAATCATGTGCGTTATTGTTTGGTAAAGAGGGTACGGTCTTGGATCTTTTTTTAACAGAAAATATTGAAAAATCTTCTGTAAACTTTACAATTTCAAACAATCAATTAATTGAAGGGTATAGCATTGCAGAGGGGAAAAAAATGGATGTGATAGGCATATTTCACTCACATCCACAGTCAGATGCCTACCCCTCAAACACAGATAAAAAATTCATGCAAAGTAACCCAGTAGTGTGGGTAATTTACTCAGGAATCAATAAAAATTTCAGAGCATTTATTCTTGAATCAGATATAATTGAAATTCCGATTATAGAATAA